The Chryseobacterium indicum genome includes a window with the following:
- a CDS encoding trigger factor: MKVTAKNHDDVSALLTVTLEKSDYKEKVDKQLINYAKNAQVPGFRKGKVPLSMVRKQYEAGIAFEEINKQVSDALNSYVNENKLRLVGQPVPQPVNEFDYNADQLEVAFEVGFEPEFTIDLAKYEAPHYKVEASEKEINKSIENMQKRFAEQAPQEKINKDSYIALEISQVVEEDAEGEHHHHPKNVTITAENKEAFKLVKSLKMDGSVKVSKETLAENEELAKELGFSKEEVEHLHHNEVEVKVKDFYGLNLAELNQELFDKVYGEGNIKSEEELKEKVKSELDEYFQQNADVHFVNKVLEQVSEKEEVKLPEAFLVKWLMFSNQNIQSEEQAKEILESEKNQLKYQIIEGKLMSDNDIKLDYADVLGQAEQLVRNQLAIYGIHHLGDEEIQKYAVEMLKDQEQVRQISSEVAMTKLKDVILEKATKKETAISHDEFLEELKK; encoded by the coding sequence ATGAAGGTTACTGCAAAAAACCATGATGATGTAAGTGCATTGCTTACAGTGACATTGGAAAAATCTGACTATAAAGAAAAAGTTGATAAGCAATTGATTAATTATGCTAAAAATGCGCAAGTTCCTGGTTTCAGAAAAGGAAAAGTGCCTTTGAGTATGGTTAGAAAACAATATGAAGCAGGTATTGCTTTTGAAGAAATCAACAAGCAGGTTTCTGATGCTTTAAACAGCTACGTAAACGAAAACAAACTAAGATTAGTTGGTCAGCCGGTTCCACAGCCAGTAAACGAATTCGATTACAATGCGGATCAGCTTGAAGTTGCTTTTGAAGTAGGATTTGAGCCTGAATTCACTATTGACCTGGCTAAATATGAGGCTCCTCACTACAAAGTAGAGGCTTCTGAAAAAGAAATCAACAAAAGTATTGAGAACATGCAGAAGCGTTTCGCAGAGCAGGCTCCTCAAGAAAAAATCAATAAAGATTCTTACATCGCTTTAGAAATTTCTCAGGTTGTGGAAGAAGATGCTGAAGGAGAACACCACCACCATCCAAAGAACGTTACCATTACTGCTGAAAACAAAGAAGCTTTCAAATTGGTAAAATCTTTGAAAATGGACGGTTCTGTAAAAGTTTCTAAAGAAACTCTTGCTGAAAACGAAGAACTGGCTAAAGAATTAGGATTCTCTAAAGAAGAAGTTGAGCATTTACACCACAACGAAGTGGAAGTAAAAGTAAAAGATTTCTACGGTCTTAACTTAGCTGAACTTAATCAGGAATTATTCGATAAAGTGTACGGAGAAGGAAACATTAAGTCTGAAGAAGAACTTAAGGAAAAAGTAAAATCTGAATTAGACGAATATTTCCAGCAAAATGCTGATGTTCACTTTGTGAATAAAGTATTGGAGCAGGTTTCTGAAAAAGAAGAAGTAAAACTTCCTGAAGCGTTCCTTGTAAAATGGTTAATGTTCTCTAACCAGAACATCCAGTCTGAAGAGCAGGCAAAAGAAATCCTTGAATCTGAGAAAAACCAGTTGAAATATCAGATCATCGAAGGAAAATTGATGAGTGATAACGACATCAAATTAGATTATGCTGATGTTTTAGGACAGGCTGAACAATTGGTAAGAAATCAATTGGCTATCTACGGAATCCACCATTTAGGAGACGAAGAAATACAAAAGTATGCTGTTGAAATGTTGAAAGATCAGGAGCAGGTAAGACAGATTTCTTCTGAAGTTGCGATGACGAAGCTGAAAGATGTAATCCTTGAAAAAGCAACGAAAAAAGAAACTGCTATTTCTCACGACGAGTTTTTGGAAGAGCTTAAAAAGTAA
- a CDS encoding ABC-F family ATP-binding cassette domain-containing protein produces the protein MLSVQGLGLHHSGTYLFQNVNFTIKKDDKIGLVGKNGAGKSTLLKMLSGEINFYEGNVVPEGNITIGFLKQDLDFVKGRTVWAETMQAFEQINAWKNELEEVNHQMATRTDYESDSYTDLINKMTELNDLLMNHDAYNLEGDMEKVLFGLGFKADDFQKITDEFSGGWRMRIELAKLLLQKNDIMLLDEPTNHLDMESIMWLENFLKDYPGAIVLVSHDKQFMTAVCNRTFDINNKKVDDYKANYSKYLVMREDRREKLIQAKKNQDAEIKQMEDNINKFRASATKASFAQSLIKKLDKIERIEVDNEDVSKFNIRFVQSQVPGKIIFEAENLGKAYGEKQIFDDVDFIVQRGDRIALLGQNGQGKTTLAKILAGDIKDYSGTWNLGHNVNIGYFAQNQEEVLTPNKTVQEEAEDAATEETRPRVRDLLGSFLFQGEAVNKKTKVLSGGERNRLALCKLLLRPFNTLIMDEPTNHLDIQSKEIIKLALQKFEGTLIVISHDREFLQGLCDKIYEFRDGRMKEFLGDINEYLEFRQKESIREISAEKAKLHGEDTKVEVKAKKEEKPATETQQSTIVSKEQKNIQNKLKKVEEKITELETKVEEFEASFTKENPSEETLEKYNNTKEELDLALQEWEYLGTQLD, from the coding sequence ATGCTTTCGGTTCAAGGTTTAGGATTACATCATTCAGGAACATATCTGTTTCAAAACGTGAATTTCACGATTAAAAAGGATGATAAAATTGGTTTGGTCGGTAAAAATGGAGCGGGGAAATCCACTTTATTGAAAATGCTTTCCGGAGAAATTAATTTCTACGAAGGAAACGTGGTTCCGGAAGGAAACATCACCATCGGTTTCTTAAAGCAGGATCTTGATTTCGTAAAAGGGAGAACAGTATGGGCAGAAACCATGCAGGCTTTCGAACAGATCAACGCATGGAAAAATGAGCTTGAAGAGGTGAATCATCAGATGGCAACAAGAACCGACTACGAAAGCGATTCTTACACAGATCTGATTAATAAAATGACGGAATTGAACGACCTTTTAATGAACCACGACGCTTACAATCTGGAAGGCGACATGGAAAAAGTATTGTTCGGACTTGGTTTCAAAGCGGATGATTTCCAGAAAATTACCGATGAATTTTCCGGAGGCTGGAGAATGAGAATCGAACTGGCAAAACTGTTGCTGCAAAAGAACGACATTATGCTTCTCGATGAGCCTACGAACCACCTGGATATGGAATCCATCATGTGGCTGGAAAACTTTTTGAAAGATTATCCCGGAGCAATTGTTCTGGTAAGTCACGATAAGCAGTTCATGACCGCGGTTTGTAACCGTACTTTCGATATCAACAACAAAAAAGTTGACGATTATAAAGCGAATTATTCCAAATATCTTGTGATGCGCGAAGACCGCCGCGAAAAACTGATTCAGGCTAAAAAGAATCAGGATGCGGAGATCAAGCAGATGGAAGATAACATCAATAAGTTCCGTGCAAGTGCCACAAAAGCATCTTTTGCGCAGTCTTTGATTAAAAAATTAGACAAGATCGAGCGTATTGAAGTAGATAATGAAGACGTTTCTAAATTCAATATCCGTTTCGTGCAGTCGCAGGTTCCGGGGAAAATTATCTTCGAAGCTGAAAATCTTGGAAAAGCTTACGGCGAAAAACAGATTTTTGATGATGTGGATTTCATCGTTCAGCGAGGAGACAGAATTGCGCTTCTTGGACAAAACGGACAGGGAAAAACAACGTTGGCGAAAATTCTTGCAGGAGACATTAAAGATTACTCTGGAACATGGAATCTTGGACATAATGTAAACATTGGTTATTTCGCACAGAATCAGGAGGAAGTTTTAACCCCGAATAAAACCGTTCAGGAAGAAGCGGAAGACGCTGCAACTGAAGAAACAAGACCAAGAGTCCGTGATTTGTTAGGATCTTTCCTTTTCCAAGGGGAAGCGGTGAACAAAAAAACGAAAGTACTTTCCGGAGGAGAAAGAAACCGTCTGGCACTTTGTAAATTGTTGCTTCGTCCTTTCAACACGCTGATTATGGACGAACCTACGAACCACTTGGATATTCAGTCTAAGGAAATCATCAAGCTGGCGCTTCAGAAATTTGAAGGAACATTAATTGTGATTTCGCACGACAGGGAATTCTTACAGGGGCTTTGCGATAAGATCTACGAATTCCGTGATGGAAGAATGAAAGAATTCTTAGGAGACATCAACGAATATCTTGAATTCAGACAGAAAGAATCCATCAGAGAAATTTCTGCAGAAAAAGCAAAACTGCACGGAGAAGATACTAAGGTTGAGGTAAAGGCAAAGAAAGAAGAAAAGCCTGCAACAGAAACTCAACAATCAACCATTGTAAGCAAAGAGCAGAAAAATATTCAGAATAAACTGAAAAAAGTAGAAGAAAAGATTACTGAACTGGAAACAAAAGTTGAGGAATTTGAAGCTTCTTTCACTAAAGAAAATCCTTCGGAAGAAACACTGGAAAAATACAACAATACCAAAGAAGAACTAGATCTTGCTTTGCAGGAATGGGAATATTTGGGGACTCAGTTGGATTAA
- a CDS encoding TetR/AcrR family transcriptional regulator: MTDTQSLWIRTGYEAFAILGENALKIEQLARETGKSKSSFYHHFADTEGFMEELLRFHLKRSEIIAEKEKNAQNIHPELIEILAEHKIDLLFNRQLRFHQQKQNFRKTLEKSNQIVGNEFVKIWAEDLQLKLSQRQLESLFELALENFFLQINPDNITKEWLTSYFENLKRIAKNFE, from the coding sequence ATGACAGATACTCAATCCCTTTGGATAAGAACAGGCTATGAAGCTTTTGCAATTCTTGGTGAAAATGCATTAAAAATAGAGCAGCTTGCCAGAGAAACCGGAAAAAGTAAATCTTCCTTTTATCATCATTTTGCAGATACAGAAGGATTTATGGAAGAATTACTCCGTTTTCACTTAAAAAGATCTGAGATTATTGCAGAAAAAGAAAAAAATGCCCAAAATATACATCCTGAACTTATTGAAATTCTGGCTGAACACAAGATAGACCTTCTTTTCAACCGCCAACTGCGTTTTCATCAGCAGAAGCAAAATTTCCGGAAAACTTTGGAAAAATCCAACCAGATTGTAGGAAACGAGTTCGTAAAAATCTGGGCAGAAGATCTTCAGCTTAAACTTTCTCAGCGACAATTAGAAAGCCTTTTTGAACTTGCTCTGGAAAACTTTTTCCTACAGATTAATCCTGACAATATAACTAAAGAATGGCTTACTTCTTATTTTGAAAATTTAAAAAGAATTGCAAAAAACTTTGAATAA
- a CDS encoding TonB-dependent receptor produces the protein MKLIYSFMLILCGFAFTNAQQTYTVEGTVQDFHDKTMLENASVKIGDFSAKTDKNGKFSINKIPAGKYILIAKHPDCNDYTENVGVAQDLHLTITLEHHVQDIETVTIHGNHKNNGSLVVKTLDKSEIQRNSTDNLGNLLTKISGVSALKTGNNISKPIIHGLYGSRISILNNGVRLAEQEWGVEHAPNVDINNFQHIDVIKGASALKYGSDAIGGVVVMEPEIFPKKDTLKGSVGLTGISNGKGMALDADVAKIWKNGWAVKTGGSIKKLGDQNAPDYNLMNTGMDFSSFNFTVQNNTYERGISFDYYLTNQNIGIYRGSHVGNNEDFYNATTTKIPIYTGTFSYDIDNPRQVIEHHIAKVSAFKRFENIGKVSATYSYQYNHRQEYDIRRGELKDTPSLDLELMTHQFNLNDLLERGKFSLETGIDASFQNNYSDPATKARRLIPNYDKYAAGFYSIFKYKISGNFNVEAGARYDFTRYDVTKWYDKSDWEKRYADSYPQFYVKTDQNRILTRPQLNYNNVSFNAGLEYRPNSSFDLKFNYAKVGRTPNIAELFSDGLHHSASVIEIGDMGLKNEQGHQFNLTVDSKFNVLKGLNVSVNPYFFITKNFINEVPTGVQNTIRGVFPVWSYQQIDAKMYGVDLDVTLKLTDHLSYVGKGSYVYGQDDTNNVPLILMMPPNFSNALQFKKENWKQFYFTVENQTFLKQNRFPVYNATIPIYIDGDEVEKTVDLSTPPNDYSLWNIQTGINISKNLSAGLIVNNLFNVSYRDYLNRMRFFSDEAGRNFILNFRYRF, from the coding sequence ATGAAATTGATCTATAGCTTTATGCTTATCCTTTGCGGATTTGCATTCACCAACGCACAGCAGACTTATACGGTAGAAGGAACGGTTCAGGATTTTCACGATAAAACCATGCTGGAAAATGCATCCGTGAAAATTGGAGATTTTTCTGCAAAAACCGATAAAAACGGTAAGTTTTCAATCAATAAAATTCCTGCGGGAAAATATATACTCATTGCTAAACATCCTGATTGTAATGATTATACTGAAAATGTAGGAGTTGCACAGGATTTGCATTTAACAATCACGCTTGAACATCACGTTCAGGATATCGAAACGGTTACCATTCACGGAAATCATAAAAACAACGGATCTCTGGTTGTCAAAACGCTTGATAAATCTGAAATTCAAAGAAATTCCACAGATAATTTAGGGAATTTACTGACGAAGATTTCGGGAGTCAGTGCTTTGAAAACGGGAAATAATATCTCAAAACCTATTATTCACGGGCTTTACGGAAGCAGAATCTCTATCTTAAACAATGGAGTGAGACTTGCTGAACAGGAATGGGGAGTAGAACACGCTCCGAATGTGGATATTAATAATTTCCAGCATATCGACGTTATCAAAGGAGCTTCTGCATTGAAGTACGGAAGTGATGCGATTGGCGGAGTCGTGGTGATGGAACCTGAAATTTTCCCTAAAAAGGATACTTTAAAAGGTTCAGTCGGTCTTACCGGAATTTCAAACGGAAAAGGAATGGCTCTGGATGCGGATGTTGCTAAAATCTGGAAAAACGGATGGGCGGTAAAAACAGGAGGAAGCATCAAAAAACTCGGAGATCAGAACGCTCCGGATTATAACCTGATGAATACGGGAATGGATTTTTCTTCGTTTAATTTTACCGTTCAGAATAATACGTATGAAAGAGGAATTTCTTTTGATTATTATTTAACCAACCAGAATATAGGAATTTACAGAGGTTCTCACGTGGGAAACAATGAAGATTTTTACAACGCAACTACCACGAAAATTCCGATTTATACAGGAACTTTCAGTTATGATATTGATAATCCGAGACAGGTGATCGAGCATCATATCGCGAAAGTTTCGGCTTTCAAAAGATTTGAAAATATCGGGAAAGTTTCTGCAACGTACAGTTATCAGTACAACCACAGACAGGAATATGACATCAGAAGAGGGGAGCTGAAAGATACGCCTTCTCTGGATCTTGAACTGATGACACATCAGTTTAATCTTAATGATTTGCTGGAAAGAGGGAAGTTTTCTCTGGAAACAGGAATTGATGCAAGTTTTCAGAACAATTATTCGGATCCGGCGACAAAAGCAAGACGTCTGATTCCGAACTATGATAAATATGCGGCAGGTTTTTATTCCATTTTTAAATATAAAATCTCCGGCAATTTCAATGTGGAGGCAGGAGCGCGATACGATTTTACGCGTTATGATGTTACCAAATGGTATGACAAAAGCGATTGGGAGAAGAGATATGCAGATTCTTATCCTCAGTTTTATGTAAAAACGGATCAGAACAGGATTCTTACGCGTCCTCAACTGAATTATAACAATGTATCTTTCAATGCAGGATTAGAATATCGTCCGAATTCATCTTTTGATCTGAAATTCAATTATGCTAAAGTGGGCAGAACACCGAATATTGCGGAACTTTTTTCAGACGGACTGCATCATTCTGCTTCTGTGATCGAAATTGGAGATATGGGACTGAAAAATGAACAGGGACATCAGTTTAATCTTACGGTGGATTCGAAATTCAACGTTTTAAAAGGATTGAATGTTTCTGTAAATCCGTACTTTTTTATCACCAAAAATTTCATCAACGAAGTTCCTACAGGAGTTCAGAATACGATCAGGGGAGTATTTCCGGTGTGGTCTTATCAGCAGATCGATGCCAAAATGTATGGGGTAGATCTGGATGTTACTCTTAAACTTACGGATCATCTTTCTTATGTAGGAAAGGGAAGTTATGTTTACGGACAGGACGACACAAACAATGTTCCGTTGATCTTAATGATGCCTCCTAATTTTTCCAATGCATTACAGTTTAAAAAGGAAAACTGGAAGCAGTTTTATTTTACGGTAGAAAACCAGACTTTTCTTAAGCAGAACAGATTTCCGGTGTACAATGCAACCATACCAATATATATAGACGGAGATGAAGTGGAAAAAACGGTGGATCTGAGTACTCCGCCAAACGATTATTCTCTCTGGAATATCCAGACAGGAATCAACATCAGCAAAAATCTTTCTGCGGGACTTATCGTGAACAATCTTTTCAATGTTTCATACAGAGATTATCTGAACAGAATGAGATTTTTCTCGGATGAGGCAGGAAGAAACTTTATTCTCAACTTTAGATACAGATTCTAA